The Calothrix sp. PCC 7507 DNA segment TTCTGAACGAACTGTGAACGGACGCTGACTCAAATCAACTGAGATCACATCTTCTGTATATAACTCAGCCCCCCAGCGTTCTGCTTGCGCCTTCATTAAGTCCATCAGTTCCGGCCCAGTAATCCCTTGGGGAAACCCCGGAAAATTCTCGACTTCCGTCGTTGTCATTAATTGTCCACCAGGTAAACCCCCAGCTTGGAACCCTTCAAAGACGACGGGTTTAAGGTTAGCTCGTCCTGCATAAATAGCGGCTGTATACCCTGCTGGCCCAGAACCGATAATTACTAAGTTTTCTACAGTCGGGTTAGTCATGGCAGTTATATAAACTCGTAACGACTACGCTTAATATAACATAACAATTTAATATTGGTTATGTGAGGCGGCGATCATAGGTGTCAACTTTATCCCTAGTGAATGGAATTCACGGCTACACAGACAAAGTCCACCTCCGCGGACTCACGAGAAATTAAGGTTTTTTAACCCACGGAGGTGGTCACTGAAGCTCTGTCGTTCGCGTAGCGTCCCGCAGGGAAGTGTGGGTTTTGTTTGTGTAGCTGCGGTTTCTAACCGCCGATTTCACATTAAGTTGACTGTTCTTGCAGATATTTCCTGATAGTTTCAACCTCTAGTTCTAGCAATTCTGCTATTTCTTGGATGCTCATACCTTTCTCCGTAAGTTTTGGGACTAATTTCAATTTTGTCTTTGTTAAGATACTCTCGTACAATCGAGTATTTATGAATTCATCTAAATTAAGCATCGCTTCAATTTCCTCTAAAGTAAGATTGGGGAACTTATAAAATACAATAGCTTGGATAAATGCTAGCACTTTCTTTTGAAGATTTTCATCAAGTAAGTCTTCTCGTGCCTGATTGATTAGCTGTTGGGCTAAGGAAGTAGCTTTTGTAGGCGTTTCTACAAATAGTTTAGCAATTCCTATCCCCAAGGAATCTTCAGTGCTAGTAGAAAGTTCATTCAGATAAATACAGCGGAGATGTTGTTCTACTAAAGCCTGATAGCGAGGGTGAGGTGGGGTTTCATGAATGCGGCGATCGTAGATAACAATTGCGTACCAGTCTGAGTTTGCTGGTTTATATTGACGAAAGTAAACAAAAATTTCCCCAAAAAGGCGCTCGTAAAATTCTTCATCTTTGTAGGTTTGCAATTCTACAAAGTATAAAGGTTCATTTTCAAATCCCTTGATAGTAGTAAATAATCCGTCTAAACGAAATGATTGTTGCTTGATTTCCGGTGCAATAAATGTGTAGATATTAGGATTAGTATCAGGTTTATCAATCAGGTCAAAAAATATCTGCGGTAGTTCCTTGATAAGTTCGTAAAAAATTACATCTGTTTTCATTGATGCTACTAATGGCAAACTATGCAGGCGATTTTCTTTGAATACAGTACATTGTAGCTTTCGGAGGTTTGAATACGTATGATAGATACAGAAATGTTATCTGGTGTGTTATGTCCCTCACCATTACAGACTTAGAGCAGCTACAAACCGAGCATCCAGAATGGCAGATGGAGCTGGTAGAGGGGAAAATCATAGTTATGGGGCCATCAGATTACGAGTCAGAGGAAATTGGCGATCGCCTAATTACCTTCTTGAATAACTGGGTGATGTCGCGCAAACTAGGGCGAGTGACTGGCTCCAGTGCTGGGTTTATTTTTCCAAGTATAGAAGAAGGCAACTCGGAAAGAAGAAACTTACGTGCTACTGACGTGTCTTTTGTGCGGGCTGACAGACTCAAAAAGACTAAGCGCGACTTTGCGGAGTTGGTTCCAGACTTGATGGTTGAGATTAAATCCAAAAGCGACAGAATTAAACCCCTTGAAGAGAAAATTCAACTATTCTTGCAACTTGGCTCTACAGTAGGCATGTTGATTGACCCAGACAAATTAACAGTAACGGTTTACAGACTCAACCAAACCCCAGAAGTGATGCAGAATGGCGACACACTCACCCTAGCAGACTTGTTACCTGGTTGGGAGCTAGCAGTAACAGAACTATGGCCACCTGAGTTTGAATAAATTACTCCCAGAATCGAAATCGAGAAAACAGCCCTTGGTGAAGAAAACCAGGGGCTTAATGATGTTTGTGCGTTTTTAGATGTCAGGATTCTGGATTGCTGAAATTTATTTCGGGAAACTTTTTTACCCAGGTGATAGGAAAGCGATCGCAAGTGGGTAAGTTACATTTAGAGCCGGCGATAAACACGCTTCTGGGAAAATACTTATGAAAACCGAACTTAAAGCCAAATTTTTGCATCACATCCTTCAAAAAAAGAAAGAAGATGAGGGTTTTACACTCATTGAATTGTTAGTTGTTATTATCATCATTGGTATTCTTTCTGCGATTGCTTTGCCTTCTTTCTTGAACCAAGCTAACAAAGCTAAACAGTCAGAAGCGAAAACTTATACAGGTTCTATGAACCGCGCCCAACAAGCATTTTACTTGGAAAATAATCAATTTGCAGCCCAAGCTGACTTT contains these protein-coding regions:
- a CDS encoding Rpn family recombination-promoting nuclease/putative transposase; the encoded protein is MKTDVIFYELIKELPQIFFDLIDKPDTNPNIYTFIAPEIKQQSFRLDGLFTTIKGFENEPLYFVELQTYKDEEFYERLFGEIFVYFRQYKPANSDWYAIVIYDRRIHETPPHPRYQALVEQHLRCIYLNELSTSTEDSLGIGIAKLFVETPTKATSLAQQLINQAREDLLDENLQKKVLAFIQAIVFYKFPNLTLEEIEAMLNLDEFINTRLYESILTKTKLKLVPKLTEKGMSIQEIAELLELEVETIRKYLQEQST
- a CDS encoding Uma2 family endonuclease translates to MSLTITDLEQLQTEHPEWQMELVEGKIIVMGPSDYESEEIGDRLITFLNNWVMSRKLGRVTGSSAGFIFPSIEEGNSERRNLRATDVSFVRADRLKKTKRDFAELVPDLMVEIKSKSDRIKPLEEKIQLFLQLGSTVGMLIDPDKLTVTVYRLNQTPEVMQNGDTLTLADLLPGWELAVTELWPPEFE